A genomic stretch from Novosphingobium resinovorum includes:
- a CDS encoding IS91 family transposase: MRADLEVADIFRSAGPAYRAAHAGHLSLTQLKVMSAIETCRTAALGGHVEACEDCGHWRVAYNSCRNRHCPKCQGAAARTWLAEREADLLPVGYFHVVFTLPAEVADIAFQNKALLYDVLFKAAAQTMLTIAADPRHLGARIGITAVLHTWGSAMTHHPHVHMIVPGGGIAPDASRWISSRPAFLLPVRVLGALFRQLFLARLNALHDAGKLAFFGSLTDLTKRRAFQRHLAPARKKRWVVYAKPPFAGPEAVLAYLSRYTHRVAISNRRLIAFDENGVTLRYKDYRRDGPERQRAMTLTADEFIRRFLLHVLPRGFHRIRHYGLLASAARHDNLALARRLLAVTPETQVPEPEAEPGTCAPCPCCGGRMIVIENFPRWSQPRAPPKPTPPIRERIA; the protein is encoded by the coding sequence GTGCGCGCCGACCTCGAGGTCGCGGACATCTTCCGTTCTGCAGGACCAGCCTACCGGGCGGCCCATGCCGGGCACCTGAGCCTTACCCAGCTCAAGGTGATGTCCGCGATCGAGACCTGCCGCACCGCGGCCTTGGGCGGTCACGTCGAGGCCTGTGAGGACTGCGGACACTGGCGGGTCGCCTACAACAGCTGTCGCAACCGGCATTGCCCAAAATGCCAGGGCGCCGCGGCACGCACCTGGCTGGCCGAACGGGAGGCCGACCTGCTTCCCGTCGGCTATTTCCACGTTGTCTTCACGCTGCCCGCCGAGGTCGCGGACATCGCATTCCAGAACAAGGCTCTGCTCTACGACGTGCTGTTCAAGGCGGCCGCGCAGACGATGCTGACCATCGCCGCCGATCCCCGCCATCTGGGCGCCCGGATCGGGATCACCGCCGTGCTGCATACCTGGGGGTCGGCAATGACTCACCATCCGCATGTTCACATGATCGTGCCGGGCGGCGGTATCGCGCCCGATGCAAGTCGCTGGATATCCTCGCGTCCGGCCTTCCTCCTGCCCGTGCGCGTTCTGGGTGCGCTGTTCCGCCAGCTCTTCCTCGCCCGGCTGAACGCGCTGCACGATGCCGGCAAGCTCGCCTTCTTCGGCTCCCTGACCGATCTGACAAAGCGGCGGGCCTTCCAGCGCCACCTTGCCCCGGCGCGTAAGAAGCGCTGGGTGGTCTATGCCAAACCGCCCTTTGCCGGCCCCGAAGCGGTGCTCGCTTACCTGTCGCGCTATACCCACCGCGTCGCCATCTCGAACCGGCGCCTGATCGCCTTCGACGAAAACGGCGTGACCTTGCGCTACAAGGATTACCGCCGCGATGGACCCGAACGCCAGCGTGCCATGACGCTCACCGCCGACGAGTTCATCCGCCGCTTCCTGCTCCACGTCCTGCCACGCGGCTTCCACCGCATCCGCCATTACGGCCTGCTCGCCAGCGCCGCGCGCCACGACAATCTCGCGCTCGCCCGCCGCCTGCTTGCCGTCACACCGGAGACGCAGGTGCCAGAGCCCGAAGCCGAGCCCGGCACCTGCGCGCCATGCCCGTGCTGCGGCGGGCGCATGATCGTCATTGAAAACTTCCCACGCTGGAGCCAGCCCCGCGCACCGCCCAAGCCAACCCCGCCGATCCGGGAGCGCATCGCATGA
- a CDS encoding tyrosine-type recombinase/integrase, translated as MTVSINTAPISPLRQRMQHDMMMRGLGPHTQQDYVRHVKRLAAFLGRPPDTATEEDLRRFQLMQHESGVRPSTINGTVSALRFLYNVTLRRRDLARALVVTRIVPRLPEVLSVEEAARLLQSAPGMKYKAALGVAYGAGLRVSEVAHLKVDDIDSTRMLIRVEQGKGGKDRNAMLSPQLLELLRMWWREGHKRGVLIAHGWLFPGQNVTDPISTRQLHRAVQEAAEVAGIRKRVSPHTLRHSFATHLLEQDVDIRVIQVLLGHSKLETTALYTKVSTRTIHAVSSPLDQLMALMEGKAPTGSADAG; from the coding sequence ATGACTGTCTCGATCAATACCGCCCCGATCAGCCCGCTGCGCCAGCGGATGCAGCACGACATGATGATGCGGGGCCTCGGTCCCCACACCCAGCAGGATTACGTGCGGCATGTGAAGCGCCTTGCAGCCTTCCTGGGGCGCCCTCCCGATACGGCAACGGAAGAGGACCTTCGCCGCTTTCAGCTCATGCAGCATGAGAGCGGGGTCAGGCCGAGCACCATCAACGGCACCGTGTCGGCCTTGCGCTTCCTGTATAACGTCACGCTCAGGCGACGCGATCTGGCGCGGGCCCTGGTCGTCACCCGCATCGTGCCCCGGCTGCCCGAAGTGCTGAGCGTCGAGGAGGCAGCGCGGCTGCTGCAGTCCGCGCCCGGCATGAAGTACAAGGCGGCGCTGGGCGTGGCTTATGGCGCGGGCCTGCGCGTGTCGGAGGTGGCCCACCTCAAGGTCGACGACATCGACAGCACGCGCATGCTGATCCGGGTCGAACAGGGCAAGGGAGGCAAGGATCGCAATGCGATGCTCTCGCCCCAGCTGCTCGAGCTGCTGCGGATGTGGTGGCGTGAGGGGCACAAGCGCGGGGTGCTGATTGCGCATGGCTGGCTGTTCCCCGGCCAGAACGTCACCGACCCCATCTCGACCCGGCAACTGCACCGCGCGGTTCAGGAGGCGGCCGAGGTGGCGGGCATCCGCAAGCGCGTCAGCCCGCACACCCTGCGCCATTCCTTCGCCACGCACCTGCTCGAGCAGGATGTCGATATCCGCGTGATCCAGGTCCTGCTGGGCCACAGCAAGCTGGAGACCACCGCACTCTACACCAAGGTGTCGACCCGCACGATCCACGCCGTGTCGAGCCCGCTCGACCAGTTGATGGCGCTGATGGAAGGCAAGGCACCCACAGGGTCGGCCGACGCCGGTTGA
- a CDS encoding IS30 family transposase: protein MSYRRRIYYSSAQRAEIWDRWQRGESMSSIGRRFDRESSSVFSVISPSGGIRPPERKRGRQALSLAEREEISRGLSAGVALRSIARGLARAPSTISRDIKRNGGPGRYRAAASDQAAWDRGLRPKVCKLACEPALCCAVSAKLRRKWSPEQIAGWLRRAFPGELHRQVSHETIYRSLYIQARGVLKKELLEHLRARRTIRRSRHASLKRHGLGQIKDMVSISERPACIEDRAIPGHWEGDLIGGTKNSYIATLVERQSRYVMLVKVANKDTRSVVSGLIRQTQKLPRELYRSLTWDRGKELADHRRLTLASDVEVYFCDPQSPWQRGTNENTNRLLRQYFPKGIDLSLYSQAKLSAVARQLNERPRKTLDYQTPAERFQACVAATR from the coding sequence ATGAGTTATCGTCGCAGGATATATTACTCGTCTGCACAGCGGGCGGAGATATGGGACCGTTGGCAGCGCGGTGAGTCTATGAGTTCAATCGGTCGCAGGTTTGATCGGGAGTCCTCATCGGTGTTTTCGGTGATATCGCCGAGCGGAGGTATCCGGCCTCCTGAACGCAAGCGTGGTAGGCAGGCCTTGAGCCTTGCGGAACGTGAAGAGATATCCCGTGGGTTGAGCGCAGGTGTCGCGCTGCGTTCGATAGCGCGAGGCTTGGCGCGCGCGCCCTCGACCATCAGCCGTGATATCAAGCGTAATGGCGGTCCGGGACGATACCGCGCGGCGGCATCGGATCAGGCGGCTTGGGATCGCGGGCTGCGGCCGAAGGTATGCAAGCTGGCTTGTGAACCCGCTTTGTGTTGCGCAGTATCAGCCAAGCTGCGGCGCAAATGGTCTCCGGAACAGATTGCGGGGTGGCTGAGGCGCGCGTTCCCGGGGGAGCTGCACAGGCAGGTGTCACATGAGACGATCTATAGAAGCCTTTATATACAGGCGCGTGGGGTCCTGAAGAAGGAACTGCTGGAGCATCTGCGCGCACGACGTACGATCCGCCGTTCCCGCCATGCCAGCCTCAAGCGCCATGGCCTTGGACAGATCAAGGATATGGTCTCCATCAGCGAAAGGCCTGCCTGCATCGAGGACCGCGCCATTCCCGGGCATTGGGAAGGCGACCTGATCGGCGGCACTAAGAACAGCTATATCGCCACGCTGGTCGAGCGACAGTCGCGCTACGTCATGTTGGTCAAGGTCGCCAACAAGGACACACGGAGCGTCGTATCAGGGCTGATCAGGCAGACCCAAAAGCTGCCGCGCGAGCTTTACAGGTCGCTCACCTGGGACCGGGGCAAGGAGCTTGCCGATCATCGGCGCCTGACGCTGGCCAGTGACGTCGAAGTCTATTTCTGCGATCCGCAATCGCCTTGGCAACGCGGTACCAACGAAAACACCAACCGTCTGCTGCGCCAATATTTCCCCAAGGGAATCGATCTGTCGCTATATAGCCAGGCGAAGCTGAGCGCCGTGGCGCGTCAGCTCAACGAACGCCCTCGCAAAACGCTCGACTACCAAACACCCGCAGAGCGTTTTCAGGCATGTGTTGCCGCCACCCGTTGA
- a CDS encoding AraC family transcriptional regulator, with protein MIEERFALAASDALEPVIIAIYETQAEYRHLGMHQHPRGQLSGLRRGILTMGTEAGAWVVPADHAAWLPPRQPHYGYTHGAVDGWSCYISESACASLPNRPCTIKASALLREAVIRASRWDGGAMDEPQERIALLILDELRAAPVEPFSLAMPRDPRLLLIARALLDDPGDRRGMDAWALWAGVSERTLSRRFVAETGYSYTTWRQRARLMRALEMLAEGGAVTTVALDLGYDSVSAFIAMFKRMLGETPAVYFNGA; from the coding sequence ATGATCGAGGAAAGATTTGCCCTCGCAGCGAGCGACGCGCTCGAGCCCGTCATTATCGCCATCTACGAGACGCAGGCGGAGTACCGCCATCTTGGAATGCACCAGCATCCGCGGGGGCAATTGTCCGGTTTACGCCGCGGTATACTGACGATGGGCACCGAGGCGGGCGCTTGGGTCGTGCCGGCCGATCACGCAGCGTGGCTTCCCCCGAGGCAGCCGCACTATGGCTATACCCATGGTGCGGTGGATGGCTGGAGTTGTTATATCTCAGAGTCGGCTTGTGCGTCTTTGCCCAACCGCCCCTGTACGATAAAAGCCTCTGCTCTGCTTCGGGAGGCGGTGATCCGGGCCTCGCGATGGGATGGGGGCGCGATGGACGAGCCCCAAGAGCGCATAGCCCTGCTCATCCTCGACGAACTTCGGGCTGCTCCTGTAGAACCATTCAGTCTAGCCATGCCACGCGACCCGCGCCTGCTCCTTATCGCACGCGCCCTCCTTGACGATCCCGGAGATCGCCGCGGTATGGACGCTTGGGCCCTATGGGCCGGCGTCTCGGAACGGACCCTCAGCCGCCGCTTCGTCGCCGAAACCGGTTATAGCTATACCACCTGGCGCCAACGGGCGCGGCTTATGCGCGCGCTGGAGATGCTTGCCGAAGGCGGGGCGGTGACGACTGTCGCGCTTGATCTTGGCTACGATAGTGTGAGTGCCTTCATCGCGATGTTCAAGCGGATGCTAGGTGAAACGCCGGCAGTGTACTTCAACGGAGCCTAA
- a CDS encoding MSMEG_1061 family FMN-dependent PPOX-type flavoprotein, giving the protein MTQQCPSCPTPDLDRLYDPPLEHIQKSVMPELISFHRDYLAKATFFCLATGRHSGLDASPRGGPAGFVRVLDAKTVAFADWPGNNRIESMRNLVEDDRLGMLFIFPGLDVFMRINGRGRITDDADLCASLAEGKKTPKTAIVVSVIEVLFHCGKAVNRAKLWAPESRIDRRTLPTPGQMLAAMNQQDAATADAMDVFYDDAMRNDLYG; this is encoded by the coding sequence TTGACCCAGCAATGCCCCTCATGCCCGACGCCAGACCTGGACCGGCTTTACGATCCGCCTCTGGAGCACATCCAGAAGTCAGTGATGCCGGAACTGATCTCGTTCCACAGGGACTATCTCGCCAAGGCCACGTTTTTCTGCCTTGCGACCGGCCGGCATAGTGGCCTCGATGCATCCCCCAGGGGCGGGCCCGCAGGCTTCGTCAGGGTGCTGGATGCCAAAACGGTCGCGTTCGCCGACTGGCCGGGAAACAATCGGATCGAATCCATGCGCAATCTCGTCGAGGACGACCGTCTTGGAATGCTGTTCATCTTTCCCGGCCTCGACGTCTTCATGCGGATTAATGGGCGCGGCCGGATCACCGATGATGCCGACCTGTGTGCGAGCCTTGCAGAGGGCAAGAAGACGCCAAAGACGGCTATCGTCGTCTCTGTGATCGAGGTGCTGTTTCATTGCGGTAAGGCGGTCAACCGGGCAAAACTATGGGCCCCTGAATCCAGGATCGATCGCCGCACCTTGCCTACGCCTGGACAGATGCTCGCAGCGATGAACCAGCAGGATGCGGCGACCGCGGATGCCATGGACGTGTTTTACGACGATGCCATGCGCAACGATCTTTACGGCTGA
- a CDS encoding helix-turn-helix domain-containing protein yields MAEVDYGEHGVEQNAEFPRWEDAFSIGIRYRPEVSETSVHGKRFDFEARAGFAHILYLSAVDFVDFSSGRHSIEMVLPRAFMRQIAEDLEVPAVTHLGNDACFLTFDPVLVSMANRIRPYFDDPDMLDTLYADSFMWAFGIYMMSRYGDLASHRPYVGGLSTWQERLAKELIEINLADGVALEELARCCDLRVSQFAHAFRRSVGLPPYQWLIHRRVTRATDLLRGRRLSLAEIANQCGFADQAHFTRVFHKRVGVAPAVWRKQN; encoded by the coding sequence ATGGCCGAGGTCGACTATGGCGAACACGGCGTCGAGCAGAACGCCGAATTCCCGCGCTGGGAGGATGCATTCTCGATCGGGATTCGGTACCGGCCTGAAGTCAGCGAAACGTCCGTTCACGGCAAGCGGTTCGACTTCGAGGCTCGCGCTGGCTTCGCGCACATTCTCTATTTGTCAGCCGTCGATTTCGTTGATTTCAGCTCCGGACGCCATAGCATCGAAATGGTGCTGCCCCGCGCCTTCATGCGGCAGATCGCCGAGGACCTCGAAGTTCCCGCCGTTACGCACCTTGGCAACGATGCCTGCTTCCTGACCTTCGACCCCGTGCTCGTCTCGATGGCAAACCGAATTCGGCCATATTTCGACGATCCTGACATGCTGGATACCCTCTATGCCGACAGCTTTATGTGGGCCTTTGGGATCTACATGATGAGCCGTTATGGGGATCTCGCCTCCCACCGACCATATGTCGGAGGACTGTCGACCTGGCAGGAGCGGCTCGCCAAGGAACTGATCGAGATTAACCTTGCGGACGGTGTCGCGCTCGAAGAGCTGGCGCGATGCTGCGACCTTCGGGTCAGCCAATTTGCTCATGCTTTCCGGCGCTCCGTTGGCTTGCCGCCCTACCAATGGCTGATCCATCGCCGGGTGACACGGGCGACAGACCTGCTGCGGGGCCGCCGTCTGAGCCTCGCTGAAATCGCAAACCAGTGCGGGTTCGCCGACCAGGCGCACTTCACTCGCGTCTTTCACAAACGGGTCGGTGTCGCCCCAGCGGTCTGGCGAAAGCAAAACTGA
- a CDS encoding alpha/beta fold hydrolase, giving the protein MTATSIFTTAALAAAAVTSSGAAGAQTAPHPTVVLVHGGFVDGSGWLGVYQELKNDGYPVIIVQNPTNSLADDVAVTRRAIAGAKSDVILVGHSYGGVVVSEAGNDPKVSRLVYIAAFAPDTDESVAALIANPAPGAPVPPILPPIDGFLMLDQEKFAASFAADVAPDEAQFMADSQVPWGVAALEGKVTKPAWRAKPSWYLVARDDKMIPPAAQRAMANRAGATVSETPGSHAVYVANPKAVAALIERVATATLASK; this is encoded by the coding sequence ATGACGGCAACTTCAATCTTCACCACCGCCGCCCTTGCAGCTGCGGCAGTCACTTCGTCGGGTGCTGCAGGAGCCCAGACAGCCCCGCATCCGACGGTGGTCCTAGTCCACGGTGGCTTCGTCGATGGTTCAGGGTGGCTCGGCGTCTATCAGGAACTCAAGAATGATGGCTATCCGGTCATTATCGTTCAGAACCCGACCAACTCGCTCGCCGACGACGTCGCTGTAACCCGGCGCGCGATCGCCGGCGCTAAAAGCGACGTCATTCTCGTCGGCCACTCCTACGGCGGCGTCGTGGTCTCCGAAGCGGGCAATGACCCCAAGGTCTCTCGGCTCGTCTATATCGCCGCCTTCGCTCCCGACACAGACGAATCCGTCGCCGCGCTGATTGCCAATCCCGCTCCCGGCGCGCCCGTTCCTCCGATCCTGCCTCCAATCGACGGCTTCCTCATGCTCGATCAGGAGAAGTTCGCCGCTTCCTTTGCCGCTGACGTAGCCCCGGACGAAGCACAGTTCATGGCGGATTCGCAAGTTCCCTGGGGCGTGGCAGCGCTCGAGGGCAAGGTCACGAAGCCCGCATGGCGGGCCAAACCGAGCTGGTATCTGGTGGCTCGCGATGACAAGATGATACCGCCCGCCGCCCAGCGGGCCATGGCGAACCGGGCCGGCGCTACGGTCAGCGAGACGCCTGGTAGCCATGCCGTCTATGTTGCCAACCCTAAAGCTGTCGCTGCCTTGATTGAACGCGTGGCTACCGCGACGCTGGCCAGTAAGTAA
- a CDS encoding sigma-70 family RNA polymerase sigma factor translates to MPSDGRLADFEAERPRLLRLGYRMLGSVSEAEDVVQEAWLRWAARAENVDTPAAYLTRIVTRLCLDQLKSARARRETYVGAWLPEPLMGTTESEEAIADDVTLTLMLAMERLSPLERAAFLLHDVFDMALTDVATTLGREPAAVRQLASRARKHVQHARPRFTLKATEADQIARAFFSAARDGDTVALSALLARDVEIHSDGGGKVIAFRNVVRGIDRALRLFAGLRRKYSSAPTLLRTATINGLPGYISIDRGDVLQTTALEVRDGRIMGIYIVRNPDKLRHVVAAFGTDGHPQHSH, encoded by the coding sequence CTGCCCAGTGACGGACGCCTCGCTGATTTCGAGGCCGAGCGGCCAAGACTGCTGCGTCTTGGATATCGGATGCTCGGATCGGTCAGCGAGGCGGAGGATGTCGTGCAGGAGGCCTGGCTGCGATGGGCGGCAAGGGCGGAGAACGTTGACACGCCGGCGGCGTATCTGACCCGCATTGTCACGCGTCTCTGCCTCGACCAGCTCAAGTCGGCCCGCGCGCGCCGGGAGACCTACGTCGGGGCCTGGCTGCCCGAACCGCTCATGGGCACGACCGAGTCGGAGGAGGCGATCGCCGATGACGTGACGCTCACTCTGATGCTCGCCATGGAGCGCCTGTCCCCGCTGGAGCGTGCCGCCTTTCTGCTCCACGACGTGTTCGACATGGCGCTGACCGATGTCGCGACGACATTGGGGCGCGAGCCAGCAGCCGTGCGACAGCTTGCCTCGCGCGCGCGCAAGCACGTGCAGCATGCGCGGCCACGTTTCACCTTAAAGGCGACGGAGGCCGATCAGATCGCGCGAGCCTTCTTTTCTGCTGCCCGCGACGGTGACACGGTCGCATTGTCGGCACTGCTGGCTCGCGACGTCGAGATCCATTCCGATGGCGGCGGCAAGGTCATCGCTTTTCGCAATGTGGTGCGTGGGATCGACCGAGCGCTTCGCTTGTTCGCCGGGCTGCGTCGGAAGTACTCGTCAGCGCCGACGCTGCTACGCACCGCGACCATTAACGGCCTGCCCGGCTACATCAGTATCGATCGGGGCGACGTGCTCCAGACCACTGCGCTTGAAGTGCGCGACGGCCGCATCATGGGGATCTATATAGTTCGTAATCCTGACAAGCTCCGCCATGTGGTGGCAGCTTTCGGCACAGACGGTCATCCTCAGCACAGCCACTGA
- a CDS encoding SDR family oxidoreductase, with protein sequence MKIVIIGGTGLIGRSLVGLLRAESHEVVAASPSTGIDALSGAGLAQALTDAAVVVDVSNAPSFEDAAALAFFRGTTANLLEAARDAGVGHFVALSVVGTDRLQASGYFRAKLAQEQLIAAGGVPYTIVRATQFFEFLSTIADGYTQGDVAHLPGIALQPVAASDISALLAEIATAVPTDGIVEVAGPERAPLAEFTASWLGARDDPRRIVVTDDRNYFGAPADDHTLVPGEDARIAPTRFDAWLAAHLQGQAA encoded by the coding sequence ATGAAGATCGTTATTATCGGCGGCACGGGACTGATCGGTCGGTCCCTCGTAGGACTGCTTAGGGCCGAGAGTCATGAGGTCGTCGCCGCTTCACCCAGTACTGGCATCGACGCGCTGTCCGGCGCGGGCCTCGCACAAGCACTGACAGATGCCGCCGTCGTGGTAGATGTCAGCAATGCCCCCTCGTTCGAGGATGCGGCCGCTCTCGCCTTCTTTCGCGGCACCACGGCGAACCTGCTGGAAGCGGCCCGCGATGCAGGGGTGGGCCACTTCGTGGCGCTCTCGGTCGTCGGCACGGATCGCCTTCAAGCCTCGGGCTATTTTCGTGCCAAGCTAGCGCAGGAACAGCTGATCGCCGCTGGCGGCGTTCCCTACACGATCGTGCGGGCCACCCAGTTCTTCGAATTTCTGTCGACCATCGCGGACGGCTATACGCAGGGCGACGTCGCGCACTTGCCGGGCATTGCGCTACAGCCGGTCGCCGCCTCCGACATCTCGGCCCTGCTTGCCGAAATAGCCACGGCTGTTCCGACAGATGGCATTGTCGAAGTCGCGGGACCCGAGCGCGCGCCGCTCGCGGAATTCACCGCCAGCTGGCTTGGCGCGCGAGATGATCCGCGCCGGATCGTCGTCACCGACGATCGCAACTATTTCGGCGCCCCCGCCGACGACCACACGCTGGTGCCTGGAGAGGACGCTCGGATCGCGCCTACGCGTTTTGATGCGTGGCTTGCCGCTCATTTGCAGGGGCAGGCGGCATGA
- a CDS encoding carboxymuconolactone decarboxylase family protein, with protein MTEMKRLNWSEIAPEGAKALFGIHHYVTTKTELPEELIHLIFLRVSQINGCAHCIDMHTRDLLKTIAIDKVSLVPVWAEVPHLFSDQYRAALAWAEEVTNVSTTHASDEAYAAAAAAFADKDLVDLTLAIAAMNAFNRLGSPFRLPVAAKP; from the coding sequence ATGACCGAGATGAAGCGTTTGAACTGGTCGGAAATCGCGCCCGAGGGCGCGAAGGCTCTGTTCGGTATCCATCATTATGTGACCACGAAGACTGAGCTTCCTGAAGAGCTGATCCATCTGATCTTTCTACGAGTGTCGCAAATCAACGGCTGCGCCCATTGCATCGATATGCACACCCGTGATCTCCTCAAGACCATTGCGATCGACAAGGTCTCGCTGGTGCCCGTCTGGGCGGAGGTGCCGCACCTGTTTTCTGACCAGTATCGAGCAGCGCTGGCCTGGGCAGAGGAAGTGACCAATGTCAGCACGACCCATGCTTCAGACGAAGCCTATGCCGCCGCTGCCGCCGCCTTTGCTGACAAGGACTTGGTCGATCTCACGCTAGCGATCGCGGCAATGAACGCGTTCAATCGCCTCGGCTCGCCATTCCGCCTTCCGGTCGCCGCGAAGCCATAA
- a CDS encoding LysR family transcriptional regulator: MIRHSLIELEAVLAIVRRGSFRSAALDLGMSTTAISNAVGKLERELAVRLFNRTTRSVSLTYAGRIFVAQIKPALEDIQKAMNTARSQQETPSGTLRINAFATAAREIMAPLVLSYLQRYPQVHIDLITEGRLVDVVAAGFDLGVRSADLVPSDAIAIPLGQMRRMAVAASPSFFGGRAIPQVPQELLGYPCLRIRLPNGALFQWRFEKDGEELQIDVEGPITLDEASLSRIAVMNGVGIGYFMETDVREDIAAGRLIRLLEDWTPPLPPLCLYYPNRRNSSAAFQAFIALARDFAAGRLTQP; this comes from the coding sequence ATGATACGCCATTCACTGATCGAGTTGGAGGCGGTCCTCGCCATCGTCCGGCGCGGCTCGTTCCGCTCGGCGGCGCTTGATCTCGGCATGTCGACCACCGCCATCAGCAACGCGGTGGGCAAGCTCGAGCGGGAGCTTGCCGTGCGACTGTTTAATCGCACAACGCGTAGCGTTTCGCTGACTTATGCGGGGCGCATCTTCGTCGCGCAGATCAAGCCAGCGCTCGAGGACATTCAGAAAGCGATGAACACGGCGCGCTCTCAGCAGGAGACGCCATCAGGCACCTTGCGCATCAATGCCTTCGCGACGGCGGCACGCGAGATCATGGCGCCCCTGGTGCTCAGCTACCTGCAGCGCTATCCGCAGGTTCATATCGACCTCATCACCGAGGGACGGCTCGTCGACGTTGTGGCAGCGGGCTTCGATCTGGGGGTACGCAGCGCGGATCTGGTGCCAAGCGACGCGATCGCCATCCCGCTAGGCCAGATGCGACGCATGGCGGTGGCGGCATCCCCTTCGTTCTTCGGAGGCAGAGCTATCCCCCAAGTGCCGCAGGAACTGCTCGGCTACCCCTGTCTGCGGATCCGGCTTCCAAACGGAGCCTTATTCCAATGGCGCTTCGAGAAAGACGGCGAGGAACTACAGATCGACGTCGAAGGGCCGATCACGCTGGATGAAGCCTCACTCTCGCGGATCGCAGTAATGAACGGCGTCGGGATTGGATATTTCATGGAAACCGATGTCCGCGAGGACATCGCGGCGGGACGGCTCATTCGCCTCCTCGAAGACTGGACCCCGCCGCTCCCGCCACTGTGTCTCTATTATCCCAATCGGCGCAATTCGTCCGCCGCCTTCCAAGCGTTTATTGCGCTCGCCCGCGATTTCGCCGCTGGACGGCTCACGCAGCCTTAA
- a CDS encoding nuclear transport factor 2 family protein: protein MPLDLPKPIADYVEANARLDLDGMLKPLLREALFIDNGKHYEGQAAIRHLLEEEVIPVKAIFTPDTIREEGGDVVVEGPAHGDFPGSPLRFTYRFTLVSGAIKTLKVTV from the coding sequence ATGCCATTGGACCTTCCCAAGCCGATTGCCGACTACGTCGAGGCAAATGCCCGCCTCGATCTGGACGGCATGTTGAAGCCGTTGCTGCGCGAGGCCCTCTTCATCGACAACGGCAAACATTACGAGGGACAGGCTGCAATCCGCCATCTGCTCGAAGAAGAAGTCATCCCGGTGAAGGCCATATTCACGCCCGATACCATCCGGGAAGAAGGCGGCGATGTCGTGGTAGAGGGTCCCGCTCACGGTGACTTTCCGGGCAGCCCGCTCCGGTTCACCTATCGCTTCACGCTGGTGAGCGGCGCCATCAAGACGCTGAAGGTGACGGTATGA
- a CDS encoding SDR family oxidoreductase, whose protein sequence is MIVRADPTEFAGKRVLVSGGTKGLGRATVERFLAGGARVIAASRTIRNPIDAVEYVEADLTTPEGSETLARAAIDRLGGIDIVAHVVGGSASPAGGFAALTDEHWLAELNLNLLATVRLDRLLIPQMLEQGKGVVVHVTSIQSVLPLPESTTGYAAAKAALRTYSKSISKEVGPKGVRVNAVSPGWIMTEATGDFLQMLQAANGGTIEDARQAVLDALGGIPIGRGAQPDEVADLIAYLAADRAAAIHGAEFVIDGGTIRTV, encoded by the coding sequence ATGATCGTCAGAGCGGATCCCACCGAGTTCGCCGGCAAGCGCGTGCTCGTCAGCGGCGGCACCAAGGGTCTCGGCCGCGCGACCGTCGAACGCTTCCTTGCCGGCGGCGCGCGCGTCATCGCCGCGTCCCGAACGATCCGGAACCCGATCGATGCCGTCGAATATGTCGAGGCGGACCTGACCACGCCGGAGGGCAGCGAAACGCTGGCTAGGGCAGCGATCGATCGACTGGGCGGAATCGACATCGTGGCGCACGTCGTCGGTGGCTCGGCTTCGCCCGCGGGTGGCTTTGCCGCGCTGACGGACGAGCACTGGCTTGCCGAGTTGAACCTCAATCTGCTGGCGACCGTCCGGCTCGACCGTCTGCTGATCCCGCAGATGCTCGAACAGGGCAAGGGCGTCGTGGTGCACGTCACTTCGATCCAGTCCGTCCTGCCGCTGCCCGAATCCACGACCGGCTATGCCGCCGCCAAAGCTGCCCTCAGGACGTACAGCAAGTCGATCTCGAAGGAAGTCGGTCCCAAGGGTGTGCGGGTCAACGCCGTTTCACCTGGCTGGATCATGACCGAAGCCACCGGAGACTTTCTCCAAATGCTTCAGGCAGCCAACGGCGGCACCATCGAGGACGCGCGGCAGGCCGTGCTCGACGCCCTGGGCGGGATACCGATCGGCCGGGGAGCACAGCCCGATGAGGTGGCCGACCTCATCGCCTACCTTGCCGCCGATCGGGCTGCCGCGATCCATGGCGCAGAGTTCGTCATCGACGGTGGGACCATCCGGACTGTCTGA